From a region of the Fervidicoccaceae archaeon genome:
- the map gene encoding type II methionyl aminopeptidase, translating to MTSLAPEVINAYLKAGKIASEVKRRARGLVRKGVSLFSLAQEIEGIIRELGGSLAFPVNLSIGSIAAHYSPLLDSKEVLEAGGILKIDIGVHVNGYIADTAISIDLDGENEDLIKAAQEAVERVREILHPGVKLSLIGETIERVIRSYGATPIRNLTGHGLERFKLHTGLSIPNVSSFGIRGSINSNSAVAIEPFSTKGKGYVVDGKVIGIYSLKSVPPKKLKSISNESRSIYERIYQEREELPFSERWYASEQNFHIFRNAVSELLRNGAAQQYPVLIEISGSQVAQAEESFLILDKEVITYTSEK from the coding sequence TTGACATCGTTAGCTCCAGAGGTAATTAATGCTTATCTCAAAGCAGGTAAAATAGCCAGCGAGGTGAAGAGGAGGGCCAGAGGGCTGGTGAGAAAAGGAGTGAGCCTTTTTTCCCTGGCCCAGGAAATAGAGGGCATCATCAGAGAGCTTGGCGGATCCCTAGCCTTTCCAGTGAATCTAAGCATTGGCTCAATTGCTGCGCACTACTCTCCCCTACTCGACAGCAAGGAAGTTCTGGAGGCGGGGGGAATTCTGAAAATTGATATTGGTGTGCACGTCAACGGCTATATAGCAGATACTGCTATAAGCATTGATCTCGATGGAGAGAATGAGGATCTAATCAAGGCTGCTCAAGAGGCTGTTGAGAGGGTTAGGGAAATACTGCATCCTGGAGTGAAGCTATCTTTGATAGGAGAAACAATAGAGAGGGTAATCAGGAGCTATGGAGCTACTCCCATAAGAAACCTCACGGGTCATGGGCTGGAGAGATTCAAGCTGCACACGGGGCTTAGCATTCCAAACGTTTCATCTTTTGGAATTAGAGGAAGCATAAATTCCAACTCTGCAGTAGCTATCGAACCTTTTTCCACCAAGGGGAAAGGCTACGTAGTTGATGGAAAAGTTATAGGGATCTACTCATTGAAGAGCGTTCCTCCAAAAAAGCTGAAGAGCATCAGCAATGAATCGAGGAGCATATATGAGAGAATTTACCAGGAGAGAGAGGAGCTGCCCTTTTCTGAGAGATGGTATGCATCGGAGCAGAACTTTCATATCTTCAGAAACGCAGTTTCTGAGTTGTTGAGAAATGGAGCTGCCCAGCAGTATCCAGTTCTGATCGAGATAAGCGGTTCTCAGGTCGCTCAAGCAGAGGAGAGCTTTCTAATTTTGGACAAGGAAGTGATAACCTATACGTCAGAGAAGTGA
- a CDS encoding flippase-like domain-containing protein, with amino-acid sequence MKLNPWLLVAVSLLIVAAIYAAYLEILEINILQAMRNNLLGIFISAAFMLVAEIVKSIRSLIIFRKIGYRVKFKNILISRFVGNFMGIVTPSSFASEPGRVMSLAMLEGTPMEGIMAAGVLETFYDSTLIAIVAAGFSLYKLPSSILILLSSFFILGLWTFIFAGFVFRDSIFRRVFSYLERRMGDRIVGASRKILSRYAEFAEFTKSGLDPEISISSFLITILTLLLYSASFLSFTSDSSGMLFQLIHGAIAYSSSYTMQVFPTPGGSGFFEYALSLSLSAYTSALWRITYLMVNLIPAGLILIFFVKIRSVISENIKKSIFS; translated from the coding sequence ATGAAATTGAATCCATGGCTACTGGTAGCGGTTAGCTTACTAATAGTTGCAGCAATATATGCAGCATATCTGGAGATACTGGAGATCAATATTCTACAGGCAATGAGGAACAACTTGCTGGGAATATTCATATCCGCAGCATTTATGCTTGTGGCAGAGATAGTGAAATCAATTCGCTCACTCATAATTTTTAGAAAAATAGGTTATAGAGTAAAATTCAAGAACATTCTGATATCGCGATTTGTTGGAAACTTCATGGGAATTGTTACTCCATCGAGCTTTGCCTCCGAGCCAGGAAGGGTCATGAGCCTGGCAATGCTTGAGGGGACCCCCATGGAGGGAATAATGGCAGCTGGAGTTCTTGAGACTTTCTACGATTCAACTTTGATAGCAATAGTAGCAGCAGGCTTCTCGCTATACAAGCTTCCTAGCTCAATTCTGATATTGCTCTCCTCTTTCTTCATCCTTGGCCTCTGGACATTTATTTTTGCTGGCTTCGTCTTCAGAGATTCCATATTTCGCAGAGTATTTTCTTATTTGGAGAGGAGAATGGGTGATAGAATAGTGGGCGCTTCAAGGAAAATACTAAGCCGCTATGCAGAATTTGCAGAATTCACGAAGAGCGGATTGGACCCTGAAATAAGCATTTCATCATTCCTCATAACCATACTCACTCTCCTGCTGTACTCCGCAAGCTTCCTCTCATTTACATCTGATTCCTCAGGAATGCTCTTTCAGCTAATCCATGGGGCAATTGCATATTCTTCAAGCTATACAATGCAGGTCTTTCCAACACCAGGAGGAAGCGGCTTCTTCGAATATGCTCTTTCCCTGTCATTGAGCGCTTATACCTCTGCTCTATGGAGAATCACATATCTGATGGTGAACTTAATTCCGGCTGGATTGATCCTGATCTTCTTCGTGAAAATAAGGAGTGTTATATCCGAAAACATAAAAAAATCCATATTCAGCTAG
- a CDS encoding S16 family serine protease, with the protein MRAFLPIFTVLLIFLIPVSAVASSPVIFHYDYLVSINLPALAVSSGGGGVVTNLTVTVAYPGSGQVYFSSDPVTQLDTQSSARIAVLVAASLLGIDYRKYDYFFSMKSPSLIIGGPSASAVMTVGVVAAILRANINSTVAMTGMINPDGTIGPVGGLSDKLQAAASAGYKTFLVPVGQLIETEQQIVSQSTPFGTIYRTVTRTVNLSQLGENLGVKVVQVTTLRDALSYFLENVSLPPQTPSNATYTLEQKQIFSDWRNSLLKIYNQSVGELAELSNKYASSIDQSIVQSYLNQSSLYIQSSNNLWSAGEYYSSLSSLYMADIAINAAIIYVKTTVDPNLIQTYINSVNSTLSSLKERIYNLSVNTFSQLESYLVAMDRLDNAQSALSAAAQSIYRVYDYSSGKWRVVLTDPLDLAVANLSQFTIQNWISYGDLPSPPVSGEYLKNIADYYLQYAKSVLTYYQSLASEVNVSTDLQTLNSMFNNAYNTYYSGSYPASLYYSVATVSRATLDTHLLFNTDLLSIVRAELANINSTLGRVGYVSAIVLGYSEQANNYLKNYLSTNNTNYLYSALTLALQAGIYETLLTLGQIYGGSTQVQPISTFTTQPTQTTTTTTPSNFTPTSSPSGSSPVSGDGYLFIILVITLFFIAVALYLTRKRAGNENVEKAAETS; encoded by the coding sequence TTGAGAGCTTTTTTACCGATATTTACAGTCCTACTAATATTTCTCATTCCAGTTTCAGCAGTGGCTTCATCTCCTGTAATATTTCACTACGACTATCTAGTATCCATTAATCTACCTGCTTTAGCAGTCAGCTCGGGAGGAGGAGGAGTAGTTACCAATCTTACAGTAACTGTTGCCTATCCAGGCAGCGGTCAGGTCTACTTCTCTTCGGATCCCGTCACTCAGCTTGATACCCAATCCTCGGCCAGGATTGCAGTTCTCGTGGCAGCATCCCTTCTTGGGATAGACTACAGAAAGTATGATTACTTCTTCTCCATGAAGTCCCCCAGCCTGATAATAGGAGGGCCCAGCGCAAGCGCTGTAATGACTGTTGGGGTTGTAGCTGCTATTCTTCGGGCAAATATCAATAGCACGGTGGCCATGACCGGAATGATAAATCCGGATGGAACAATAGGACCTGTAGGAGGTCTGTCCGATAAACTCCAGGCTGCAGCTTCTGCTGGATACAAGACTTTTCTTGTACCTGTAGGGCAGCTTATTGAAACAGAGCAGCAGATCGTTTCACAGTCCACTCCATTTGGTACTATATACAGGACAGTAACGAGGACTGTGAATCTTTCTCAGCTGGGTGAGAACCTAGGAGTGAAGGTTGTTCAAGTTACTACTTTGAGGGATGCTCTTTCTTATTTCCTCGAGAATGTGTCTCTTCCACCACAAACTCCCTCGAATGCAACATACACTTTGGAGCAGAAGCAAATATTCAGCGATTGGAGAAATAGTTTGCTCAAAATTTACAATCAAAGTGTAGGGGAGCTGGCAGAGCTCAGCAACAAATATGCTTCTTCCATAGACCAGAGCATAGTCCAAAGCTATTTGAATCAGAGCTCGCTTTACATTCAGAGCTCAAACAACCTGTGGAGTGCTGGAGAATACTACAGTTCGCTTAGCTCTCTATACATGGCAGATATAGCCATAAATGCAGCAATAATATATGTGAAAACAACTGTGGATCCAAATCTAATACAAACTTACATCAATTCAGTTAACAGCACTCTCTCTTCACTGAAAGAAAGAATATACAACTTGAGTGTAAATACATTTTCCCAGCTCGAAAGCTATTTAGTTGCTATGGATAGGTTGGATAATGCGCAGTCCGCCCTAAGCGCTGCTGCTCAAAGCATCTACAGAGTGTATGACTATTCCTCAGGAAAATGGAGAGTAGTCCTCACGGATCCCCTTGACTTAGCTGTAGCAAATCTCTCGCAGTTCACGATTCAGAACTGGATTTCCTATGGCGACTTGCCTTCTCCTCCTGTTAGCGGAGAATATTTGAAAAATATTGCTGATTATTATCTTCAGTACGCCAAGTCTGTGCTGACATACTATCAGTCGTTGGCCTCAGAGGTGAACGTTTCCACAGACCTACAAACGCTGAATTCAATGTTCAATAATGCTTACAATACTTATTATTCTGGAAGCTATCCTGCCTCTCTATACTATTCTGTTGCTACTGTCAGCAGAGCAACTCTCGATACCCATCTCCTCTTCAACACTGACCTCTTGAGCATAGTTCGTGCAGAGCTAGCTAACATAAACAGCACATTGGGAAGGGTGGGCTATGTCAGCGCAATTGTTCTAGGATACAGTGAGCAAGCAAATAACTATTTGAAAAACTATCTCTCCACAAATAACACCAACTATCTTTACAGCGCGCTCACTCTAGCTCTACAAGCTGGAATCTATGAAACACTTCTCACTTTGGGGCAGATATATGGTGGAAGCACACAGGTTCAGCCCATATCAACTTTCACAACTCAGCCCACACAAACAACTACAACAACAACACCCAGCAACTTCACACCAACGAGTTCTCCATCAGGCTCTTCGCCTGTTTCTGGAGACGGATATTTGTTCATTATACTTGTCATAACACTGTTCTTCATTGCAGTAGCTCTCTATCTAACCAGGAAGAGAGCTGGCAATGAGAATGTTGAGAAGGCTGCTGAAACTAGCTGA
- the cdd gene encoding cytidine deaminase: protein MTSDEEIQKMLSMAKKIIENSYSPYSKFRVAAVVLTESGKMYGGVNVENVSYGLTMCAERVAVFKAVSEGERKIRAVLVYAEGKELPYPCGACRQVIAEFGIESEIIVANSAGRLERFKLQDLLPRAFLSFERREA, encoded by the coding sequence GTGACCAGCGATGAAGAAATCCAGAAAATGCTCAGCATGGCGAAGAAGATTATAGAAAATTCTTATTCTCCTTACTCTAAATTCAGGGTGGCAGCTGTGGTTCTGACTGAATCGGGAAAAATGTATGGAGGGGTAAACGTTGAAAATGTTAGCTACGGGCTGACAATGTGTGCAGAGAGAGTTGCTGTCTTCAAGGCTGTTTCAGAAGGAGAGAGAAAGATCAGGGCAGTTCTGGTATATGCAGAGGGAAAGGAGCTCCCCTATCCCTGCGGTGCATGCAGGCAGGTGATTGCTGAGTTTGGCATTGAATCGGAAATAATCGTTGCCAACAGTGCTGGAAGGCTCGAGAGATTCAAGCTTCAGGATCTTTTGCCCAGAGCATTTCTATCATTCGAGAGGAGGGAAGCTTGA
- the speD gene encoding adenosylmethionine decarboxylase: MERIQLLRRIDEEENRKELVYGRHFYGNLKGCNKDTLMDEMKLTSIVKEATRIGNMTLLDIKSWKIGFGVTVVAVILESHITIHTWPEFGFATVDVYSCGAHTRPKEAFEYIAESLEASEIEFGEVDRSLA, from the coding sequence ATGGAGAGAATACAGCTCTTGAGGAGAATAGATGAGGAGGAAAACAGAAAGGAGCTAGTATATGGAAGGCACTTCTATGGAAATTTGAAGGGCTGCAATAAAGATACGCTGATGGATGAGATGAAGCTGACATCCATAGTGAAGGAGGCCACTCGAATCGGCAATATGACCCTGCTTGACATAAAGTCATGGAAAATAGGTTTTGGTGTAACAGTTGTAGCGGTTATACTTGAGAGCCACATAACTATACACACGTGGCCAGAATTTGGTTTTGCTACAGTGGATGTTTACAGCTGCGGAGCCCACACGAGACCGAAGGAAGCCTTCGAATATATTGCCGAAAGCCTGGAAGCAAGTGAAATTGAGTTCGGAGAAGTGGATAGAAGTCTCGCATAG
- a CDS encoding CDP-alcohol phosphatidyltransferase family protein, producing the protein MLKKSQVPNTITVLNTFVASYALLLSFRGDNVLAIRLIFISLALDVLDGLLARKLNSMSEEGELLDRVTDRIYQIIVPSLIYVQSQSWSFLSQLYACLIITVSFWRLIRKVPSKDKFLGLPLFAHTFVIIAGYLSGFIPPPYLLLAMAALSALPISYFRRFGKGEPRETKGTAWQLRMGIPLILAFSPYGQLSLFFTVLEILVLLYAFAGWIPLSLRNSHFYNEKS; encoded by the coding sequence ATGCTCAAAAAATCCCAAGTTCCCAATACAATAACAGTTCTGAACACATTCGTAGCATCTTACGCATTGCTTCTATCATTCAGAGGAGACAATGTGCTAGCAATCAGGCTGATTTTCATTTCTTTAGCCCTGGATGTTCTTGACGGCCTTCTAGCTAGAAAGCTGAACTCCATGAGCGAGGAGGGTGAACTGCTAGACAGAGTTACCGATAGGATATATCAAATCATTGTGCCATCACTAATTTACGTGCAATCGCAGTCTTGGTCCTTCCTATCCCAGCTCTATGCCTGCCTTATAATAACAGTGAGCTTCTGGAGATTGATAAGGAAAGTGCCCTCCAAGGACAAATTTCTCGGTCTTCCCCTTTTTGCTCACACTTTTGTTATAATTGCTGGGTACCTGAGCGGCTTTATTCCTCCCCCCTACCTTCTGTTGGCAATGGCTGCACTGAGCGCCCTTCCCATTTCCTATTTCAGAAGATTCGGAAAAGGAGAGCCCAGGGAAACAAAGGGAACTGCATGGCAGCTCAGAATGGGCATCCCCCTAATCCTAGCCTTTTCTCCGTATGGCCAACTATCTCTTTTCTTCACGGTTCTGGAAATATTGGTTCTCCTCTATGCCTTCGCTGGATGGATCCCTCTTTCCTTAAGGAATTCCCATTTTTACAATGAAAAATCTTAA